The Pseudomonadota bacterium region ATTCTTTCCAGTGAGTCCCCATCGGAAGATCAAAAAGCAGCAGTATTCAGCAAGGTGTCCACTAAAGTAGTCAGGAACGCTCTCGAAACATCTTTCAAATCGGGCAAAATAGACACTAAAACCGTGGAAAGGACAGAGCGAATGATCAGGAACACTCTCGAATTTATCACAGAATCCAGGTCGCTTCAAGCTCTTGCAAAAATGATCGGCCATGACTACCAGACCTATGAACATGCAACCAAGGTTTTATGGTTTACAATTGCTTTTCTAAATGAAAATCCTGATATCATAGAGCAAATCCAACCCGACTGTAATACCTTTGATAAGGAACAAAGAAAGGAAATACTCAGGCAATGCGGTGTAGGCGCATTACTCCATGATATCGGTAAAGCATATATAGAACCCGAAATAATCAATAAGGGCAGTTCGCTCTCGGAAATAGAATGGGGAATTATGAAGTGCCATCCTCTCTACGGTTTGGCAATGCTGCTCGATACCGAACTCCCGATTTTCGTGAAGAAAGCTGTTCTTGAACATCA contains the following coding sequences:
- a CDS encoding HD domain-containing protein; its protein translation is MKAQTFMAIPPGAIIPGSLPRFKIYIPSPNGTNILWAKDGNQVTPDQIRRLADTGIREVFIDLEEAVLYEEYLENHLGDILSSESPSEDQKAAVFSKVSTKVVRNALETSFKSGKIDTKTVERTERMIRNTLEFITESRSLQALAKMIGHDYQTYEHATKVLWFTIAFLNENPDIIEQIQPDCNTFDKEQRKEILRQCGVGALLHDIGKAYIEPEIINKGSSLSEIEWGIMKCHPLYGLAMLLDTELPIFVKKAVLEHHEDFQGGGYPMMIDGTNISVLARVLRIIDVFDAMTSRRPYKEAMPPLNAVKIMVGTPIDDNSPEVDPRDQKMKRCFDEKFLRKFIVLLGAARIGS